The Streptomyces aurantiacus genome includes a region encoding these proteins:
- a CDS encoding AI-2E family transporter, whose translation MSASLSSARSRAALRASARVSVDLLLVLVMTAVTLWLLGRMWSVVWPLIVGLLLTTLTWPLARFLRRHGWRPALAASAVTVLFLLVASAVVALIAVPVASQSGELTDGVVAGIRELRDWAAGPPLNIGEDQIAGALDDAVARIQKSAGSMVTTVVTGVSTVVNGVVTAVLAVFLMFFFLKDGPRFLPWLARQLPGRLATDVPIVAARSWDTLGAFVRSQAAVGLIDAVLIGLGLWVVDVPLVLPLAVLTFVSAFVPIVGALFAGFVAVLIALVSNGLTDALIVLAIIIVVQQLEGNVFQPMIQSRGLGLHAAVILLAVTLGGSLAGIVGSLLAVPVAALIAVVWNYLREQLSEPPQEPDTGEPQTGAAVAS comes from the coding sequence ATGTCTGCCTCGTTGAGTTCCGCCAGATCCCGCGCCGCGTTGCGCGCATCGGCGCGAGTTTCCGTCGATCTGCTGCTGGTCCTGGTGATGACCGCCGTGACCCTCTGGCTTCTGGGCCGGATGTGGTCCGTGGTCTGGCCTCTCATAGTGGGACTGCTCCTGACCACCCTGACCTGGCCCCTGGCTCGCTTCCTGAGACGGCACGGATGGCGTCCCGCACTGGCGGCCTCCGCCGTGACCGTCCTGTTCCTCCTGGTGGCCTCGGCCGTCGTGGCGCTGATCGCGGTCCCGGTGGCCTCCCAGTCCGGCGAGCTGACCGACGGGGTGGTGGCCGGCATCCGCGAGCTGCGTGACTGGGCTGCCGGCCCGCCGCTGAACATCGGCGAGGACCAGATCGCGGGCGCCCTGGACGACGCCGTCGCCCGTATCCAGAAGAGTGCCGGCAGCATGGTCACCACGGTCGTCACCGGCGTGAGCACCGTGGTCAACGGTGTGGTCACCGCCGTCCTGGCGGTCTTCCTGATGTTCTTCTTCCTCAAGGACGGGCCGCGGTTCCTGCCGTGGCTCGCCCGTCAGCTGCCCGGCCGGCTCGCCACCGACGTCCCGATCGTGGCGGCGCGCAGCTGGGACACCCTGGGTGCGTTCGTGCGGTCGCAGGCGGCCGTCGGTCTGATCGACGCCGTCCTCATCGGTCTCGGTCTGTGGGTGGTGGACGTACCTCTGGTGCTCCCGCTCGCGGTGCTGACCTTCGTCTCCGCGTTCGTGCCGATCGTGGGCGCCCTGTTCGCCGGCTTCGTGGCGGTGCTCATCGCCCTGGTGTCGAACGGCCTGACGGACGCGCTGATCGTGCTGGCGATCATCATCGTCGTGCAGCAGCTCGAAGGAAACGTGTTCCAGCCGATGATCCAGAGCCGCGGGCTCGGTCTGCACGCGGCTGTGATCCTGCTGGCGGTGACCCTCGGCGGCAGCCTGGCCGGCATCGTGGGCAGCCTGCTCGCCGTCCCGGTCGCCGCGCTGATCGCGGTGGTCTGGAACTACCTGCGCGAGCAGCTCAGCGAGCCGCCGCAGGAACCGGACACCGGCGAACCGCAGACCGGTGCCGCCGTCGCCTCCTGA
- a CDS encoding peptidoglycan DD-metalloendopeptidase family protein, with protein MIDDRLEETEATEPGGEGEGRRQEPSTGPARAGGSADARQPGQSVKRPRRGPGPFTLLVLPGLVALMGVAGFLALTGGLSSPWDEGEGDVPSATARVDASYVPWLRKAASACTVVTPSLLAAQIDRLSGWNNDAGALSGEKGIAAFTDAGWRTWGKDGDGNGRSSPRDPADAMAALARQDCSLARKVTDLRTEGVVSGDLVDLTLAAYASGTDAVRKAGRVPGEAEAYVTEVKSLSSHYRAFDPDGSGGAANRAAGAVLAAPVSTLTVTSPFGARQHPLTGVTKVHTGVDFAAPQGAQVSSAAQGRVVFAAMTKAYGNRIVVDHGSIGGKRLETTYSHLLSLQVSVGQAVEAGTPLGLVGSTGLSTGPHLHFEVILDGHYTDPLPWLSPGA; from the coding sequence GTGATCGACGACCGGCTGGAGGAGACGGAGGCGACCGAGCCGGGCGGCGAGGGAGAGGGCCGGCGCCAGGAGCCTTCGACCGGACCGGCGCGGGCCGGCGGGAGTGCGGACGCGCGACAGCCGGGGCAGAGCGTGAAGCGCCCCCGGCGCGGCCCGGGTCCTTTCACTCTGCTGGTGCTGCCGGGCCTGGTCGCCCTGATGGGCGTGGCCGGCTTTCTGGCGCTGACGGGCGGCCTGTCCTCCCCCTGGGACGAGGGGGAGGGTGACGTTCCGTCCGCCACGGCCCGCGTCGACGCCTCGTACGTTCCCTGGCTCCGCAAGGCGGCGTCGGCCTGCACGGTCGTCACGCCGTCCCTGCTCGCCGCCCAGATCGACCGCCTCTCCGGCTGGAACAACGACGCGGGAGCGCTGTCGGGCGAGAAGGGCATCGCCGCGTTCACGGACGCCGGTTGGCGGACCTGGGGCAAGGACGGCGACGGCAACGGGCGCTCCTCCCCCCGCGACCCGGCGGACGCCATGGCGGCCCTCGCCCGACAGGACTGCTCCCTCGCCAGGAAGGTGACCGACCTCAGAACCGAGGGGGTCGTCTCCGGGGACCTGGTGGATCTCACCCTCGCCGCGTACGCGTCGGGCACGGACGCCGTGCGGAAGGCGGGGCGCGTACCCGGCGAGGCGGAGGCCTACGTCACCGAGGTGAAGTCACTGTCGTCGCACTACCGGGCGTTCGACCCGGACGGTTCCGGCGGCGCCGCGAACCGGGCGGCGGGCGCCGTGCTGGCCGCGCCCGTGAGCACCCTCACCGTCACCTCGCCGTTCGGTGCGCGCCAGCATCCGCTGACCGGGGTGACCAAGGTCCACACGGGGGTCGACTTCGCGGCGCCCCAAGGCGCGCAGGTCTCCTCGGCGGCGCAGGGCCGGGTCGTGTTCGCCGCGATGACCAAGGCGTACGGCAACCGGATCGTGGTCGACCACGGCAGCATCGGCGGCAAGCGGCTGGAGACGACGTACAGCCACCTGCTGTCTCTTCAGGTCTCCGTCGGTCAGGCGGTGGAAGCCGGAACACCCCTCGGCCTGGTCGGCTCGACCGGCCTGTCCACCGGCCCCCATCTGCACTTCGAGGTGATCCTCGACGGGCACTACACCGATCCGCTGCCCTGGCTCTCCCCCGGCGCGTGA
- a CDS encoding alpha-L-rhamnosidase has translation MISRRNILAGTAATVAAAATDAGSAVAAPASPPARAGTHRGSLRVTAPTVEYVRHPLGIDVQRPRLSWPMTSDEPGARQSGYRIRVASSATRLTHPDVWDSGRIASDESVLVSYAGPRLKPRTRYFWSVRVWDGDGNASAWSEPSWWETGLVDAAQWSAQWVSAPPALTDAPSFEGSAWIWFPEGEPATSAPAATRWFRRVVELPDAVTAATLAITADNVYAVSVNGTEVARTDLATDNQGWRRPAVVEVLAPLRTGRNVLAVEATNATVGPAGLIAVLSLRTATGEQRIITDDSWRSTDKEPAADWRGADFDDSGWPAAKEAADWGAGPWGKVVPASFAAHQLRHEFRLPRKKVARARLYATALGLYEAHLNGRRVGRDQLAPGWTDYRERVQYQTYDVTTLVRPGANAIGAYVAPGWYAGNVGMFGPHQYGERPALLAQLEVDYADGTSERVTSGTHWRAASGPIVSADLLSGETYDARKETSGWTSPGFDDRAWPGVRAAGDAAPPLIVAQLDGPVRVTEELPVKQVTEPAPGVFVFDLGQNMVGSVRLRVSGDAGTTVRLRHAEVLNPDGTLYTANLRTAAATDTYILKGRGEETYEPRFTFHGFRYVEVTGFPGTPSAGAVTGRVLHTSAPFTLDFETDVPMLNKLHSNITWGQRGNFLSVPTDTPARDERLGWTGDINVFAPTAAYTMESARFLTKWLVDLRDAQTAEGSFTDVAPTVGALGDGVAGWGDAGVTVPWSLYQAYGDLQVLDDAWPSVQAWLKYLERNSSNLLRPASGYGDWLNVSDETPKDVIGTAYFAHSTDLAARIAEELGKDAAPFTGLFERIRTAFQKAYVTTDGRVKGDTQTGYVLALSMDLLPTELRTAAADRLVALIEAKDWHLSTGFLGTPRLLPVLTDTGHTDVAHRLLQQRSYPGWGYQIDKGATTMWERWDSVRPDGGFQTPDMNSFNHYAYGSVGEWMYTNIAGIAAGRPGYRDIVVRPRPGGGVTSARATFTSVRGPVSTRWRQRSGGFDLTCSVPANTTAEVWIPTPAPKAVTHTPATFLRSEDGCAVYRVGSGTHRFAT, from the coding sequence GTGATCAGCAGGAGGAACATCCTGGCGGGTACGGCGGCAACCGTGGCCGCCGCGGCCACCGACGCCGGTTCCGCGGTGGCCGCACCGGCTTCCCCACCGGCCCGGGCAGGCACGCACCGCGGCTCCCTGCGCGTCACCGCGCCGACCGTCGAGTACGTGCGGCATCCCCTGGGCATCGACGTACAACGCCCCCGGCTGAGCTGGCCGATGACATCGGACGAGCCCGGCGCGCGTCAGAGCGGCTATCGGATCCGCGTGGCCTCCAGCGCCACGCGCCTCACCCACCCGGACGTCTGGGACAGCGGAAGGATCGCGTCCGACGAGTCCGTCCTGGTGTCCTACGCGGGACCTCGGCTCAAGCCCCGCACACGCTACTTCTGGTCCGTCCGCGTGTGGGACGGCGACGGCAACGCCTCGGCCTGGAGCGAGCCGTCGTGGTGGGAGACCGGCCTCGTGGACGCCGCGCAGTGGTCCGCACAATGGGTCTCCGCTCCCCCGGCCCTCACGGACGCCCCGTCCTTCGAGGGCAGCGCCTGGATCTGGTTCCCGGAAGGCGAACCGGCCACCAGCGCACCGGCCGCCACCCGTTGGTTCCGCCGCGTCGTCGAACTCCCGGACGCGGTCACCGCGGCGACCCTGGCCATCACCGCCGACAACGTGTACGCCGTCTCCGTGAACGGCACCGAGGTGGCCCGCACCGACCTCGCCACGGACAACCAGGGGTGGCGCCGCCCCGCCGTCGTCGAGGTCCTCGCCCCACTGCGTACGGGCAGGAACGTCCTGGCGGTCGAGGCCACCAACGCGACCGTGGGGCCCGCCGGCCTGATCGCCGTCCTCAGTCTCCGCACGGCAACCGGCGAACAGCGGATCATCACCGACGACTCCTGGAGGTCGACGGACAAGGAACCCGCCGCGGACTGGCGAGGGGCCGACTTCGACGACAGCGGCTGGCCGGCGGCGAAGGAGGCAGCCGACTGGGGAGCCGGGCCGTGGGGGAAGGTCGTCCCCGCCTCGTTCGCCGCCCATCAACTGCGGCACGAGTTCAGGCTTCCACGCAAGAAGGTGGCGCGCGCCCGCCTGTACGCCACGGCCCTCGGCCTGTACGAAGCCCACCTCAACGGCCGCCGCGTGGGCCGCGACCAGCTCGCCCCCGGCTGGACCGACTACCGCGAGCGCGTCCAGTACCAGACCTACGACGTGACCACGCTCGTGCGGCCGGGCGCCAACGCCATCGGCGCGTACGTGGCGCCGGGCTGGTACGCCGGCAACGTCGGCATGTTCGGTCCCCACCAGTACGGCGAACGCCCGGCCCTGCTGGCGCAGTTGGAGGTGGACTACGCCGACGGAACGAGCGAACGCGTCACCTCGGGCACCCACTGGCGGGCCGCCTCCGGGCCGATCGTCTCCGCCGACCTGCTGAGCGGCGAGACGTACGACGCACGCAAGGAGACCTCCGGCTGGACATCGCCGGGCTTCGACGACCGGGCCTGGCCCGGTGTGCGCGCCGCGGGTGACGCCGCTCCCCCTCTGATCGTGGCCCAGCTGGACGGTCCGGTCCGCGTGACCGAGGAACTCCCGGTCAAGCAGGTGACCGAACCCGCGCCGGGTGTCTTCGTCTTCGACCTGGGCCAGAACATGGTCGGATCGGTACGGCTGCGTGTCTCGGGAGACGCCGGGACCACCGTTCGCCTCAGACATGCGGAGGTCCTCAACCCGGACGGCACCCTCTACACCGCGAATCTGCGCACCGCCGCGGCCACCGACACCTACATCCTCAAGGGCCGCGGCGAGGAGACGTACGAGCCGCGCTTCACCTTCCACGGCTTCCGCTACGTGGAGGTGACGGGATTCCCCGGTACTCCGTCCGCGGGAGCCGTCACCGGTCGCGTCCTGCATACGTCGGCGCCGTTCACCCTCGACTTCGAGACCGACGTCCCGATGCTCAACAAGCTGCACAGCAACATCACTTGGGGCCAGAGGGGCAACTTCCTCTCCGTCCCGACGGACACCCCCGCACGCGACGAACGCCTGGGCTGGACGGGCGACATCAACGTCTTCGCTCCGACAGCCGCGTACACGATGGAGTCGGCCCGCTTCCTCACCAAGTGGCTGGTGGACCTGCGGGACGCGCAGACCGCGGAGGGTTCCTTCACCGACGTGGCACCCACGGTCGGCGCGCTCGGTGACGGCGTCGCGGGATGGGGCGACGCGGGCGTCACGGTCCCCTGGTCCCTGTACCAGGCGTACGGTGACCTGCAGGTCCTCGACGACGCCTGGCCGTCCGTGCAGGCCTGGCTGAAGTACCTGGAGAGGAACAGCAGCAACCTGCTGCGGCCGGCCAGTGGTTACGGCGACTGGCTGAACGTCTCCGACGAGACACCCAAGGACGTCATCGGCACCGCGTACTTCGCCCACAGCACCGACCTCGCGGCCCGCATCGCCGAGGAGCTCGGCAAGGACGCCGCCCCCTTCACCGGCCTCTTCGAGCGCATACGCACGGCGTTCCAGAAGGCGTACGTCACCACCGACGGCCGAGTGAAGGGTGACACGCAGACGGGCTATGTCCTGGCCCTGTCGATGGACCTCCTGCCCACAGAGCTGCGAACGGCGGCCGCCGACCGGCTCGTCGCGCTGATCGAGGCCAAGGACTGGCATCTGTCGACGGGCTTCCTCGGTACGCCCAGGCTGCTGCCCGTCCTCACCGACACAGGGCACACCGATGTCGCGCACCGTCTGCTCCAGCAGCGGTCCTATCCCGGCTGGGGCTACCAGATCGACAAGGGCGCCACCACGATGTGGGAGCGCTGGGACTCCGTCCGGCCCGACGGCGGCTTCCAGACCCCGGACATGAACTCCTTCAACCACTACGCCTACGGGTCGGTGGGCGAGTGGATGTACACGAACATCGCCGGGATCGCGGCGGGCCGGCCCGGTTACCGGGACATCGTCGTCCGACCTCGTCCGGGCGGGGGTGTCACCTCCGCACGCGCCACGTTCACCTCGGTCCGCGGTCCCGTCTCCACCCGGTGGCGACAGCGCTCCGGCGGGTTCGACCTGACGTGCTCAGTGCCCGCCAACACGACAGCCGAGGTGTGGATCCCCACGCCCGCCCCAAAGGCGGTCACCCACACTCCCGCGACGTTCCTGCGCAGTGAGGACGGCTGCGCGGTGTACCGGGTCGGCTCGGGCACCCACCGCTTCGCCACGTGA
- the argG gene encoding argininosuccinate synthase: protein MSKVLTSLPAGERVGIAFSGGLDTSVAVAWMRDKGAVPCTYTADIGQYDEPDIASVPGRAKTYGAEIARLVDCRAALVEEGLAALTCGAFHIRSGGRAYFNTTPLGRAVTGTLLVRAMLEDNVQIWGDGSTFKGNDIERFYRYGLLANPHLRIYKPWLDADFVTELGGRKEMSEWLVAHQLPYRDSTEKAYSTDANIWGATHEAKTLEHLDTGVETVEPIMGVRFWDPEVEIATEDVTIGFDQGRPVTINGKEFDSPVDLVMEANAVGGRHGMGMSDQIENRIIEAKSRGIYEAPGMALLHAAYERLINAIHNEDTLAQYYNEGRRLGRLMYEGRWLDPQALMVRESLQRWVGAAVTGEVTLRLRRGEDYSILDTRGPAFSYHPDKLSMERTEDSAFGPVDRIGQLTMRNLDIADSRAKLEQYAGLGLIGTGSPAIGAAQAAATGLIGSMPEMPEGGAEAIASRGEVSEDEVLLDRAAMEFGTD, encoded by the coding sequence ATGTCTAAGGTCCTCACCTCCCTTCCCGCCGGCGAGCGCGTCGGTATCGCCTTCTCCGGCGGCCTCGACACCTCGGTCGCGGTCGCGTGGATGCGCGACAAGGGCGCCGTTCCGTGCACCTACACCGCCGACATCGGCCAGTACGACGAGCCCGACATCGCCTCGGTGCCCGGCCGTGCGAAGACGTACGGTGCCGAGATCGCGCGCCTGGTCGACTGCCGGGCGGCACTGGTCGAGGAGGGCCTGGCGGCGCTCACCTGCGGGGCGTTCCACATCCGCTCGGGCGGGCGTGCCTACTTCAACACCACACCGCTGGGCCGCGCCGTCACCGGCACCCTCCTCGTCCGGGCGATGCTCGAGGACAACGTCCAGATCTGGGGCGACGGCTCGACCTTCAAGGGCAACGACATCGAGCGGTTCTACCGGTACGGCCTGCTCGCCAACCCGCACCTGCGGATCTACAAGCCCTGGCTGGACGCCGACTTCGTCACCGAGCTCGGCGGCCGCAAGGAGATGTCCGAGTGGCTGGTCGCCCACCAGCTGCCCTACCGGGACTCGACGGAGAAGGCGTACTCCACCGACGCCAACATCTGGGGCGCCACGCACGAGGCCAAGACCCTGGAGCACCTGGACACGGGCGTGGAGACCGTCGAGCCCATCATGGGCGTGCGGTTCTGGGACCCCGAGGTCGAGATCGCCACCGAGGACGTGACGATCGGCTTCGACCAGGGCCGCCCCGTGACGATCAACGGCAAGGAGTTCGACTCCCCCGTCGACCTGGTGATGGAGGCCAACGCCGTCGGCGGCCGGCACGGCATGGGCATGTCGGACCAGATCGAGAACCGGATCATCGAGGCCAAGAGCCGCGGCATCTACGAGGCGCCCGGCATGGCCCTGCTGCACGCCGCGTACGAGCGCCTGATCAACGCGATCCACAACGAGGACACCCTCGCGCAGTACTACAACGAGGGACGGCGCCTCGGCCGCCTGATGTACGAGGGCCGCTGGCTGGACCCGCAGGCGCTGATGGTGCGCGAGTCGCTGCAGCGCTGGGTCGGCGCCGCCGTCACCGGCGAAGTGACGCTGCGGCTGCGTCGCGGCGAGGACTACTCGATCCTCGACACCCGGGGCCCGGCGTTCAGCTACCACCCGGACAAGCTGTCCATGGAGCGCACCGAGGACTCGGCCTTCGGCCCGGTCGACCGGATCGGCCAGCTCACCATGCGCAACCTCGACATCGCCGACTCGCGCGCCAAGCTGGAGCAGTACGCCGGGCTCGGCCTGATCGGCACCGGCAGCCCCGCCATCGGCGCCGCCCAGGCGGCCGCGACAGGGCTGATCGGCAGCATGCCGGAGATGCCGGAGGGCGGCGCCGAGGCCATCGCCTCCCGCGGCGAGGTCTCCGAGGACGAGGTGCTGCTGGACCGCGCCGCGATGGAGTTCGGCACGGACTGA
- a CDS encoding SRPBCC family protein — protein sequence MPITRTAVLTVSLAVAGVLGATALAAPAQAAAPHGNPSACRGEGVDPTARIRYASDVVIDAPLRTVWNLQTDVERWPSWQSPVTAGERLDSGPLRKGSRFRWATPAPATPTTPATTLEITSTVRQLQRHDCVVWSGPAIGEGLRIDEGVHLWTFEKVKGGVRVHTEETWTGAQVEADVPTATAALGWGLETWLRDLKAAAEADTCDEPRDTRH from the coding sequence ATGCCCATCACGCGTACCGCCGTGCTCACCGTCTCGCTCGCCGTCGCAGGCGTCCTCGGCGCGACGGCGCTCGCGGCCCCCGCGCAGGCCGCCGCCCCTCACGGCAACCCCTCCGCATGCCGCGGGGAAGGCGTCGACCCCACCGCCCGGATCCGCTACGCGTCCGACGTCGTCATCGACGCGCCGCTGCGCACCGTCTGGAACCTGCAGACCGACGTGGAGCGCTGGCCGTCCTGGCAGTCCCCGGTCACCGCCGGTGAACGCCTCGACTCCGGCCCCCTCCGCAAGGGCTCACGGTTCCGGTGGGCGACCCCGGCGCCGGCCACCCCCACCACCCCCGCTACCACGCTGGAGATCACCTCCACGGTCAGGCAGCTCCAGCGTCACGACTGCGTCGTGTGGAGCGGCCCCGCGATCGGTGAGGGGCTGCGGATCGACGAGGGCGTCCACCTGTGGACGTTCGAGAAGGTCAAGGGCGGCGTCCGCGTGCACACGGAGGAGACCTGGACGGGCGCCCAGGTCGAGGCGGATGTGCCCACCGCGACCGCAGCCCTCGGCTGGGGCCTCGAAACGTGGTTGCGCGACCTGAAGGCCGCCGCCGAGGCGGACACCTGTGACGAACCGCGGGACACCCGCCACTGA
- a CDS encoding RidA family protein, which produces MAITLADPSGLPTIPVYRQVAIATGAKLVFVAGQVAWDADGITVGEGDLAAQVEQCYLNVGTALAEAGGSFDDVAKLTVYVVDWTPDKMPILLEGIERAAGKLGVTPMAPATLIGVAALDVPDHLVEVEATAVLD; this is translated from the coding sequence ATGGCCATCACCTTGGCGGACCCGAGCGGACTGCCGACGATTCCGGTGTACCGGCAAGTGGCGATCGCGACCGGGGCGAAACTCGTGTTCGTCGCGGGGCAGGTCGCCTGGGACGCCGACGGGATCACGGTCGGTGAGGGCGATCTCGCCGCCCAGGTCGAGCAGTGCTACCTCAACGTCGGCACCGCCCTCGCCGAGGCCGGCGGATCGTTCGACGACGTGGCGAAGCTGACCGTCTACGTCGTCGACTGGACTCCGGACAAGATGCCGATACTCCTGGAGGGCATCGAGCGGGCCGCCGGGAAGCTGGGGGTCACCCCCATGGCGCCGGCCACGCTGATCGGAGTGGCGGCCCTGGACGTTCCCGACCACCTGGTCGAGGTCGAAGCCACCGCGGTACTGGACTGA
- a CDS encoding winged helix-turn-helix transcriptional regulator, which yields MVTKQFRGSPAEADLTRADSLARELFSDIANKWALLIIEVLGERTLRFSELRNEIEGISHKMLTQNLRMLERNGLVEREVHPTVPPRVDYTLTEPGHALRKTVDGMCDWTHRYLGHIEESRRRFDV from the coding sequence ATGGTGACCAAGCAGTTCAGGGGCTCGCCCGCCGAAGCGGACCTCACACGCGCGGACTCACTGGCGCGGGAGCTCTTCTCGGACATCGCCAACAAGTGGGCGCTGCTGATCATCGAGGTTCTCGGTGAACGCACCCTGCGCTTCAGCGAGTTGCGCAACGAGATCGAGGGCATCAGCCACAAGATGCTCACCCAGAACCTGCGGATGCTGGAGCGCAACGGTCTGGTCGAGCGGGAGGTGCACCCGACCGTCCCGCCGAGGGTCGACTACACCCTGACCGAGCCGGGGCACGCCCTGCGGAAGACGGTCGACGGGATGTGCGACTGGACCCACCGGTACCTCGGTCACATCGAGGAGTCCCGTCGCCGTTTCGACGTCTGA
- a CDS encoding medium chain dehydrogenase/reductase family protein, producing MNAEGLIEVVLPGKVEPEGLEIRHGAVPAAGPGQVVIRMEATGVSFAEQQMRRGRYYDQPAFPFVPGYDLVGTVLAIGEGVDPDLAGTRVAALLKVGGWASHVRVDAADVVEVPDGVGAAQAETLVVNGITAWQMLHRKARVRAGQTVLVHGANGGVGSVLVQLARAAGAKVIGTASARHHDALRERGVAPVDYRDEDIAARVRELAPGGVDAVFDHVGGRGLVDSWGLLAPGGTLVSYGSASTRDDEGSKQWPVLKLLGRVWLWNALPNRRRAYFFNVWAGRALAKNRFRARLRADLTQVFTALQRGDVTAQIAAQLPLARAAEALRLAESGTVVGKVVLNP from the coding sequence ATGAACGCCGAAGGACTCATCGAGGTCGTACTGCCGGGCAAGGTGGAGCCGGAAGGTCTTGAGATCCGGCACGGAGCCGTCCCCGCCGCGGGACCGGGCCAGGTCGTGATCCGGATGGAGGCGACCGGGGTCTCCTTCGCCGAGCAGCAGATGCGCCGAGGCCGCTACTACGACCAGCCGGCGTTCCCCTTCGTGCCGGGCTACGACCTCGTCGGCACGGTGCTGGCGATCGGCGAGGGCGTGGATCCGGACCTGGCCGGCACCCGGGTGGCCGCCCTGCTCAAGGTCGGCGGCTGGGCCAGTCACGTACGCGTCGACGCGGCGGACGTGGTGGAGGTGCCCGACGGGGTCGGGGCGGCGCAGGCGGAGACCCTGGTGGTCAACGGCATCACCGCCTGGCAGATGCTGCACCGCAAGGCACGCGTCCGTGCGGGGCAGACCGTCCTCGTGCACGGAGCCAACGGCGGCGTCGGCTCGGTACTGGTCCAGCTCGCCCGGGCCGCGGGTGCCAAGGTGATCGGCACGGCGTCCGCGCGTCATCACGACGCTCTGCGGGAAAGGGGCGTCGCCCCCGTCGACTACCGCGACGAAGACATCGCCGCGCGGGTCCGCGAACTCGCCCCCGGCGGGGTGGACGCCGTCTTCGACCACGTCGGCGGCCGGGGCCTCGTCGACTCCTGGGGCCTCCTTGCGCCCGGCGGAACGCTCGTCTCCTACGGCAGCGCCTCCACCCGCGACGACGAGGGATCCAAGCAGTGGCCCGTCCTCAAACTGCTCGGCCGGGTGTGGCTGTGGAACGCCCTGCCCAACCGGCGCCGCGCCTACTTCTTCAACGTCTGGGCCGGCCGCGCTCTGGCCAAGAACCGGTTCCGGGCGCGGCTGCGCGCCGACCTCACCCAGGTCTTCACAGCCCTCCAGCGCGGCGACGTCACCGCCCAGATCGCCGCCCAACTGCCGCTCGCTCGCGCCGCCGAGGCACTACGGCTGGCCGAGTCCGGCACCGTCGTCGGCAAGGTCGTACTGAACCCGTAG
- a CDS encoding TetR/AcrR family transcriptional regulator, whose product MADTGTKTPRERYRAQVQAEIKEHAWEQLATAGASALSLNAIAKRMGMSGPALYRYFAGRDELITELVRDAYQSLADTFRAAAAPGPDLPALAHALREWALRDPHRYLLVYGTPVPGYQAPDDVTTIARDIMTTLLDACAALPPDAPATPFDSHLEDHRQWAGGHPAPPAVLHRALTFWTRLHGTLSLELAGHFTGMDFDPALLYAAELDALTGPSTH is encoded by the coding sequence ATGGCGGACACGGGCACGAAGACCCCGCGCGAGCGCTACCGCGCCCAGGTGCAGGCGGAGATCAAAGAGCACGCGTGGGAGCAGCTGGCCACGGCGGGAGCCTCCGCGCTCTCCCTCAACGCGATCGCCAAGCGGATGGGAATGAGCGGACCCGCGCTCTACCGGTACTTCGCCGGTCGCGACGAGCTCATCACCGAGCTCGTCCGGGACGCGTACCAGAGCCTCGCCGACACCTTCCGCGCGGCCGCCGCCCCCGGACCCGACCTGCCCGCCCTGGCGCACGCGCTCCGCGAATGGGCCCTGCGGGACCCCCACCGCTACCTCCTCGTCTACGGCACCCCCGTCCCCGGCTACCAGGCCCCGGACGACGTCACCACGATCGCGCGCGACATCATGACGACCCTGCTCGACGCCTGCGCCGCGCTGCCCCCGGACGCCCCGGCGACGCCGTTCGACTCGCACCTGGAAGACCACCGGCAGTGGGCGGGCGGCCACCCCGCCCCGCCCGCCGTCCTCCACCGCGCCCTGACCTTCTGGACGCGGCTGCACGGCACCCTGTCCCTGGAACTCGCGGGCCACTTCACCGGGATGGACTTCGACCCCGCACTGCTCTACGCGGCGGAACTGGATGCCCTGACCGGCCCGTCGACGCACTGA